In Astatotilapia calliptera chromosome 23, fAstCal1.2, whole genome shotgun sequence, a genomic segment contains:
- the plppr3b gene encoding phospholipid phosphatase-related protein type 3, which produces MRMMMMMMTSSPSEKMKKKPPKDSLTLLPCFYFVELPIVASSMVSLYFLELTDVVKPAQVGFRCHDRDLSMPYVDGGDELIPLLMLLSLAFAGPAASIMLVEGAIYCLQSRLKLRRAEGSINAGGCSFNSFLRRTVRFVGVHVFGLCATALLTDIIQLSTGYHAPFFLTVCKPNYTLAGVSCDKNAYITTDICSGQDEHAIMAARKTFPSQHATLSAFAAVYVSMYFNSTISDSTKLLKPVLVFAFAIAAALTGLTQITQHRSHPIDVYVGFLIGAFIAAYLALHAVANFKSSDDITPPPPPPPLKADPLRALTERGHESVYNKGPASASESNDEIAAAPAPMDRLDGLGPLQREKGSMGSLKRASVDVELLAPRSPMGKETMVTFSNTLPRASMNVNGVLGANDASEEAVQPVQPVQPVQRRLKAVQVPMDPMRSQQLVSEWKQKSMEMRGMGVRDEAEHETSEDGSEVGSVGTDDGGSQAPIYQPAVHAGRANASRNPTPPPGGAKAVATPRPPQIPEAGPPPVSPKSALTRAKWLAIREKTTGEASGRGAANQPRLMQVIAMSKQQGLLPSSSSGEKSSETTSTCSAISSAADSPHYRHPFEQPREGPGIITVDAHAPHYPVVQVPLPPQAQPPSGNGNPWEWVGASNGGDPRETYNLSNLNRGDSASRSSSSFHPRRSASPCATVDPTISSSPPHQQVEMSSDAQRREMAMRRKTALVLLEREIRNQTEQENYYKSLQGRRFKD; this is translated from the exons atgaggatgatgatgatgatgatgacatccTCACCCtcagagaagatgaagaagaaacctccaaagGACAGTCTGACTCTGCTGCCATGTTTCTACTTCGTAGAG CTGCCCATTGTGGCTTCTTCTATGGTGTCGCTGTACTTCCTGGAGCTGACCGATGTGGTGAAGCCGGCTCAAGTGGGTTTCCGGTGCCACGACAGAGATTTGAGTATGCCGTACGTGGATGGAGGAGATGAGCTGATCCCACTGTTGATGCTTCTAAGCCTCGCCTTCGCTGGACCTGCTGCTTCA ATTATGCTGGTGGAAGGAGCAATCTACTGCCTGCAGTCCCGTCTGAAACTCCGCCGAGCTGAGGGAAGCATCAACGCTGGCGGCTGCAGTTTCAACTCCTTCCTGAGGAGGACGGTCCGTTTCGTAG GTGTGCACGTGTTCGGCCTGTGTGCGACCGCGCTGCTCACTGACATCATCCAGCTGTCCACGGGGTACCACGCACCATTCTTCCTCACTGTCTGCAAACCTAACTATACTCTGGCGGGTGTGTCATGTGACAAGAATGCCTACATCACCACAGACATCTGCTCTGGGCAGGATGAGCACGCCATCATGGCTGCGAG AAAGACGTTTCCTTCCCAGCATGCAACTCTGTCAGCGTTTGCTGctgtttatgtttct aTGTACTTTAATTCGACCATCTCAGACAGCACCAAGCTGCTCAAACCCGTGCTGGTGTTTGCATTTGCCATTGCTGCAGCGCTGACTGGCCTGACTCAGATCACACAGCATCGTAGCCACCCCATCGACGTCTATGTGGGCTTCCTCATTGGAGCCTTCATCGCCGCCTACCTG GCCCTTCACGCTGTCGCCAACTTCAAATCATCTGATGACATCACTccacccccacctcctccacccctAAAGGCAGACCCTCTCCGAGCACTGACTGAGCGGGGACACGAGTCGGTCTATAACAAAGGCCCTGCCTCTGCCTCAGAGAGTAACGATGAGATAGCAGCAGCTCCGGCTCCCATGGACCGGCTGGATGGCCTGGGGCCCCTGCAGAGGGAGAAGGGCTCAATGGGAAGTCTGAAGAGGGCCAGTGTGGATGTAGAGCTGCTGGCTCCCCGAAGCCCCATGGGAAAGGAGACCATGGTGACCTTCAGCAACACGCTACCAAGAGCTAGCATGAATGTAAATGGTGTACTGGGGGCCAACGATGCCTCTGAGGAGGCGGTGCAGCCGGTCCAGCCAGTGCAGCCAGTGCAGCGCCGTCTGAAGGCTGTTCAGGTGCCCATGGACCCTATGCGGTCACAGCAGCTGGTGTCGGAGTGGAAGCAGAAGTCGATGGAGATGCGAGGTATGGGTGTTCGGGACGAGGCAGAGCACGAAACCAGTGAAGACGGCTCTGAGGTAGGCTCTGTGGGGACTGACGATGGCGGTTCTCAAGCCCCGATCTACCAGCCTGCAGTGCATGCCGGGAGGGCAAACGCAAGTCGCAACCCCACTCCACCTCCAGGGGGGGCCAAAGCTGTGGCAACACCCAGACCCCCACAGATCCCAGAAGCAGGACCCCCACCGGTTTCTCCAAAAAGCGCCCTAACCCGAGCCAAGTGGCTCGCCATCCGGGAGAAGACAACCGGGGAGGCGTCCGGGCGTGGTGCTGCCAACCAGCCACGACTCATGCAAGTCATTGCCATGTCCAAGCAGCAGGGCCTCCTGCCGTCCTCGTCCTCTGGGGAGAAGTCCTCCGAAACCACATCCACCTGCTCTGCCATCTCCTCCGCTGCCGACTCGCCACACTACCGCCACCCCTTTGAGCAACCACGGGAGGGGCCAGGTATCATCACAGTGGATGCCCATGCACCCCACTATCCTGTTGTCCAAGTCCCGCTTCCTCCCCAGGCCCAGCCCCCATCAGGTAATGGTAACCCATGGGAGTGGGTGGGGGCATCCAATGGGGGAGACCCACGAGAAACCTACAACCTCTCTAACCTGAATCGAGGAGATTCGGCcagccgcagcagcagcagcttccacCCACGCCGCTCTGCCTCACCATGCGCCACTGTCGACCCTACCATATCCTCAAGCCCACCTCACCAGCAGGTAGAGATGTCATCAGATGCTCAGCGCAGGGAGATGGCCATGAGGCGCAAGACAGCACTGGTTCTGTTGGAGCGAGAGATCCGTAACCAGACTGAGCAGGAGAACTATTATAAGAGTCTGCAGGGACGGAGGTTCAAAGATTAG